From one Plasmodium coatneyi strain Hackeri chromosome 9, complete sequence genomic stretch:
- a CDS encoding Subtilisin-like protease 2, which yields MPKGKKKKKEDDKKKKKKKKKKDHIEEGKDKKTPHVVNLIQLFATQPDGSEQIQGGNSNEMPISEASNGISTSINKHADASEHMLNDGKSDEKGSAQMGMQKEADIFSNLVNEGNIEDFGRLGEDEQGETEQNLLKGNSPEGDNEEEASAAGQGENSYEEKKEEEGKQGELDDDEVDDEVDEKTEQMSEYELQEGENDAQQDIIVQEFNHYKIVTNSNDILNDISVDASDISKLSIESINIPYSEQNKTSFTHQRHIVLKNKGNKKYRVVLMTKNPKFIELEDETNEKDANSTFIEKERMEKEKTSNNQGEEDKDRTNLYGGMGTLDFSKAYRGNRKGKGEQMAKPNMEMHTNEGGGIRGTINRLFSFLSFKGNPNESANGTDESKDTDGKDGEKDENANGEEDHRDNNRDSNRESAPHDDRTHDLGEILSVDKLVDQYLLNLKNDTPDKQELIFVLRGDLDLQSAYMKMVIQRSNTKFEQEIKKNFQQVDRIVYDVSSPINFLCFFVPTVFDMSNFHLLKEALMVLRRELERYMENWSFSNTYVTLDAPQVGGGVGVSSAEGGNDGQNNAHKDSHANNHTSNNTGNHHQNNTGNNADKHADGHPSKKGGKFIKKKKNLYNGRYSFLRKLWSLDSIIGFATRKNKSSMDIENEILNFLPKELREYSTWNLSVIRVFNAWFLAGYGNKNVKVCIIDSGIDKNHIDLMKNVYIPEYSDEYKMTEDFYDFMVKNPTDSSGHGTHVTGIVGGVANGLGMVGVAPNVTLISLRFIDGVKYGGSFHAIKAINVCILNKAPIINASWGSSKYDANIYLAVQRLKYTFNGKGTVLVTAAGNENKNNDEHPLYPSSFKLPHVYSVASMSKNFAISPFSNYGVNSVHIMAPGHHIYSTTPNNSYKINTGTSMAAPHVCGVNALIYSVCYNQGFIPSAEEVLDILTRTSIKVISRRRRTITDSLVNAEAAVLTTLLGGLWMQMDCHFVKFNLEGGKKKHIPVVFSAYKKGIYETDIVIAVISTEENSNVYGEILIPIRIVTDPKVENFKESPRTGKKMILDENEASHDEVLSYICENALYNLYEMDSNFLVISLVLFFVAFILIVVGTVVLIKRKRHSKYCDDEDHYHNILRCSVLEQHHILNNIKNKEHDAAKRSHVERIRNSVRFSLVMGKQNACMFKERASQRINF from the exons atgccaaagggaaagaagaagaaaaaagaggacgacaaaaaaaaaaaaaaaaaaaaaaaaaaaaaagaccatatagaggaggggaaggacaaaaagACGCCCCACGTAGTAAATCTAATCCAGTTGTTCGCTACACAACCCGATGGAAGTGAACAAATTCAAGGAGGAAACTCCAATGAAATGCCAATTAGTGAAGCAAGCAATGGAATATCAACAAGCATAAACAAACATGCCGATGCTTCAGAACACATGTTAAATGATGGAAAGTcagatgaaaaaggaagtgcaCAAATGGGTATGCAGAAAGAAGCAGATATATTTAGCAACTTAGTTAACGAAGGAAATATAGAAGACTTTGGTAGGTTAGGGGAAGACGAACAGGGGGAGACAGAACAAAATCTACTGAAGGGAAATTCTCCCGAGGGGGataatgaggaagaagcGAGTGCCGCGGGTCAGGGGGAAAATTCCtatgaggagaagaaggaggaggaaggtaAGCAGGGCGAATTGGATGACGATGAAGTGGACGACGAGGTGGATGAGAAAACGGAGCAGATGAGTGAATACGAACtacaagaaggagaaaacgaCGCACAACAAGACATTATAGTACAAGAATTTAACCACTACAAAATCGTCACAAACTCGAATGATATCCTTAACGACATTAGTGTTGACGCGTCAGACATTTCGAAGCTGAGCATTGAAAGCATAAACATACCTTACAGCGAACAGAACAAAACTTCCTTCACGCATCAGAGGCATATAGTCCTAAAGAAcaagggaaataaaaaatatagagtTGTTCTTATGACGAAGAATCCAAAGTTTATCGAATTGGAGGATGAAACGAATGAAAAAGATGCGAATAGTACATTCATTGAGAAGGAGaggatggaaaaggaaaagacatCCAACAATCAGGGTGAAGAAGATAAGGACCGAACGAATTTGTACGGAGGAATGGGAACACTCGATTTTAGTAAGGCTTATCGAGGCAacaggaagggaaagggtgAACAGATGGCAAAACCCAATATGGAGATGCACACCAATGAGGGGGGTGGCATACGGGGAACGATAAACAGACTGTTCAGCTTTTTATCCTTCAAGGGGAATCCAAATGAATCTGCCAATGGGACAGATGAATCGAAGGACACTGACGGAAAGGATGgggaaaaagatgaaaatgcTAACGGAGAAGAGGACCACCGTGACAATAATCGTGATAGTAATCGTGAGAGTGCCCCCCACGATGACCGTACGCACGACTTGGGCGAAATTTTAAGTGTCGATAAGCTGGTGGACCAGTACCTCCTAAATCTGAAAAACGACACCCCCGACAAGCAGGAGCTAATATTCGTCCTGAGAGGAGACTTGGATTTGCAATCAGCATACATGAAAATGGTTATCCAAAGAAGCAACACCAAATTTGAGCAGGAGATAAAGAAAAACTTTCAACAAGTCGATAGAATAGTTTATGACGTCTCATCGCCGATCAACTTTCtgtgtttttttgttccaacgGTTTTTGACATGAGCAACTTTCACTTGTTGAAGGAGGCCCTGATGGTGTTGCGTAGGGAGCTGGAGAGGTACATGGAAAACTGGAGCTTCTCCAACACGTATGTAACGTTGGACGCACCGCAAGTGGGAGGCGGGGTTGGCGTATCTTCGGcggaggggggaaatgaTGGTCAGAACAATGCACACAAAGACAGTCATGCCAACAACCACACAAGCAACAACACAGGCAACCACCACCAGAACAACACAGGGAACAACGCGGATAAGCACGCGGATGGCCACCCATccaagaagggggggaaattcatcaagaagaaaaaaaacctcTACAATGGTAGGTACTCCTTTCTACGCAAACTGTGGAGCTTAGACTCAATCATTGGATTCGCTacaagaaagaacaaatcaAGCATGGATATAGAAAATGAAATTCTAAACTTCCTACCGAAGGAATTGAGAGAGTATTCTACGTGGAATCTTTCCGTGATCCGAGTATTTAATGCGTGGTTTCTAGCAGGGTatgggaacaaaaatgtgaaggtgTGTATAATAGACTCTGGGATCGATAAGAATCACATCGACCtaatgaaaaatgtttacATTCCGGAATATTCGGATGAGTACAAAATGACAGAAGATTTTTACGACTTTATGGTGAAGAACCCAACAGACTCATCTGGACATGGGACACATGTCACAGGAATTGTCGGTGGAGTCGCCAATGGTTTAGGCATGGTCGGTGTGGCCCCCAATGTTACTTTAATATCGTTAAGGTTTATAGACGGAGTGAAATATGGAGGAAGTTTCCACGCCATTAAAGCCATTAACGTTTGCATTTTAAATAAAGCCCCTATTATAAATGCCAGTTGGGGATCTAGTAAATACGACGCCAATATTTACCTTGCTGTGCAAAGGTTGAAATACACCTTCAACGGGAAGGGTACCGTATTGGTTACTGCCGCCGGGAATGAGAACAAGAACAATGATGAGCATCCCTTGTACCCCTCCAGTTTTAAGTTGCCCCACGTGTACAG cGTCGCCTCCATGAGCAAGAACTTTGCAATTTCTCCCTTCTCAAACTACGGAGTGAACAGCGTGCACATTATGGCACCCGGTCACCACATATACTCCACCACGCCAAACAATTCGTACAAAATAAACACGGGCACGTCCATGGCGGCCCCTCATGTGTGTGGAGTGAATGCCTTAATATACTCAGTGTGTTACAACCAAGGGTTCATCCCTTCCGCAGAAGAAGTCTTAGATATATTGACACGGACGTCTATTAAGGTTATCTCACGAAGGAGGAGAACAATCACTGACAGTCTTGTAAATGCAGAAGCAGCTGTGCTTACAACATTGTTAGGAGGGTTGTGGATGCAGATGGATTGCCATTTTGTGAAGTTCAATttagaaggaggaaaaaaaaaacacatccCTGTTGTGTTTTCagcatataaaaaaggaatatacgAAACAGACATAGTTATAGCAGTCATATCTACGGAAGAAAATTCCAATGTGTATGGGGAAATTTTAATACCCATCCGAATAGTGACTGATCCGAAGGTGGAAAACTTTAAGGAGAGCCCAcgaactggaaaaaaaatgattctCGATGAGAATGAAGCAAGTCATGATGAAGTGCTCTCCTACATTTGTGAAAATGCACTATATAATTTGTACGAGATGGACAGTAATTTCCTTGTCATCTCTTTAGTGCTATTCTTTGTGGCGTTCATTCTGATCGTCGTGGGAACGGTGGTGCTTATCAAGAGAAAGCGCCACAGCAAATACTGCGATGATGAAGACCATTACCACAATATCTTGAGGTGTAGTGTCCTCGAGCAACACCATATTTTAAACAATATCAAAAACAAGGAACACGATGCAGCCAAACGTTCGCATGtagaaagaataagaaacAGCGTCCGATTCAGTCTTGTGATGGGGAAACAAAATGCTTGTATGTTCAAGGAGAGGGCATCCCAAAGGATAAATTTCTAA
- a CDS encoding Subtilisin-like protease 2: protein MLSLLYVLPLILMDIFFQNDWHRKKILSELGNYNVKLVRRRSRVLSDNTTGRINFLDGIKEGYKPLFDVLKN from the exons ATGCTGAGCTTACTTTATGTGCTGCCGCTCATCTTgatggatattttttttcagaatGACTGGCATAGGAAAAAGATTTTAAGCGAGTTGGGGAATTATAACGTCAAATTggtaagaagaagaagtcgCGTTTTATCGGACAACACAACAGGTCGAATAAACTTTTTGGATGGAATTAAAGAAGGGTACAAACCGCTGTTTGACGT tttgaaaaattaa
- a CDS encoding Transmembrane protein: MGSQLSVPNAPGGGANAANDNGAGNENARTPFFQKLISIIAQMLIMHMVMYFITGGKNKTGSKYGSKIEGNNLTLSNSLEHGDIFDLYLFLSDNHSVDYEYIKKKSKMIQVREKELYTYKKFSKYDPTNFSFYLNDSWKGEKYLSVIMIPLHFYKNRNASNLLGSTIKDEFKKQLLIENIPLTVKMKPFESEEDEKYNLMDGSYTNKKKRIKEEEEKKGEKGKKEEFYHIKKRIDINIIYDQAKHRINEFNMPHLKRWKINIHNGTYTPPIFLSDFWLIENDYYVLDRTFLKDKDKRTSYISVYDPYRITKSEKDIHSYVVEKNADENKLVKIEINYGTCSFMYYMFIKQLDTSIQMMDKNDQTFSFQNLTNATATKEINMMKKIIMTTNIYMLIFSALFILLHSIFSFFAFKNDMQFWYQNESMEGLSALSVITTFVCDIILALYLYDSENTSWLLLFEMFVGVALSAWKVTKAVHVSFSKSYPYIILKDKKNYTESMTKKYDKIAVKYVGIVLIPCFIGYAIYSLFYYKYKSWYSYIISVLAGTVYTFGFIMMTPQLYINYKLKSVEHLPWKALIYKSLNTFIDDIAFFLIDMPWMHKLSCFRDDVIFLCYIYQRCIYKVDKNRHEHLAQGQHQVVAQSAPADKKND; this comes from the coding sequence ATGGGATCCCAACTAAGTGTGCCAAACGCCCCAGGCGGCGGGGCGAACGCCGCAAACGATAACGGGGCAGGAAACGAAAATGCGAGGACCCCATTTTTCCAGAAACTTATATCCATCATTGCGCAAATGCTAATCATGCACATGGTGATGTATTTCATAACaggagggaaaaacaaaacgggGTCAAAATATGGAAGTAAAATAGAAGGCAACAATTTGACCCTAAGCAATAGTCTAGAACATGGGGACATATTTGACCTCTACCTATTCCTTAGTGACAACCATTCAGTCGACtatgaatacataaaaaagaaaagtaaaatgaTACAAGTGAGGGAGAAggaattatacacatataaaaagttCAGCAAATATGACCCGACTAACTTTAGCTTTTATTTAAATGATTCgtggaagggagaaaagtaCCTCAGCGTCATTATGATCCCATTGCACTTTTATAAAAACCGTAATGCGTCCAACCTGCTAGGTAGCACAATAAAAGACGAATTCAAGAAACAGCTTCTCATTGAAAACATCCCCCTGACGGTGAAAATGAAGCCTTTCGAATCggaggaagatgaaaaatataacttAATGGACGGAAGCTACacgaataagaagaaaagaataaaagaggaagaagagaagaaaggggaaaaaggaaaaaaagaagaattctatcacataaaaaagagaatagaTATTAACATTATTTATGATCAAGCGAAGCACCGAATTAACGAATTTAATATGCCTCATttgaaaaggtggaaaattaatatacacaATGGTACGTATACTCCCCCAATATTTTTGTCCGATTTTTGGCTCATAGAAAATGATTACTATGTTTTAGACAGAACCTTTTTAAAGGATAAGGATAAGAGGACGAGTTACATCTCAGTGTACGATCCGTATAGGATaacaaaaagtgaaaaagacATTCATTCCTAcgtggtggaaaaaaatgcagacgAAAATAAGTtagtaaaaattgaaataaatTATGGCACCTGCAGttttatgtattatatgttCATAAAACAGTTGGATACATCGATACAAATGATGGATAAAAATGACCAGACGTTTTCTTTCCAAAATTTGACAAACGCAACAGCTACAAAGGAAATTAacatgatgaaaaaaattattatgactacaaatatttacatgttaattttttctgctctttttattttactccattctatattttcctttttcgcctTCAAAAATGATATGCAATTTTGGTACCAAAATGAGTCCATGGAGGGACTGTCAGCTCTTAGCGTTATAACGACCTTTGTGTGTGACATAATATTAGCCTTATATTTATACGATTCTGAGAACACGTCCTGGTTACTTCTATTCGAGATGTTCGTTGGAGTGGCACTCTCTGCGTGGAAAGTTACCAAAGCAGTGCATGTATCTTTTAGTAAATCCTATCCCTATATCATattaaaggacaaaaaaaattacacagaATCGATGACCAAGAAGTACGACAAAATTGCAGTTAAATATGTTGGAATTGTTCTCATCCCCTGTTTCATTGGATATGCTATTTATTCTCTATTCTACTATAAATACAAGTCTTGGTACTCCTACATAATCTCTGTGCTTGCTGGAACAGTTTATACCTTTGGGTTTATTATGATGACCCCACAATTATACATAAATTATAAGCTAAAATCTGTGGAGCACCTACCATGGAAGGCTCTCATTTACAAGTCGCTAAACACCTTCATCGATGACATTGCCTTTTTCCTAATTGACATGCCGTGGATGCACAAGCTTTCTTGCTTTCGAGACGatgttatatttttgtgcTACATATATCAGAGGTGCATCTATAAAGTGGACAAGAACCGGCACGAGCACCTGGCCCAGGGGCAGCACCAGGTGGTGGCTCAGTCCGCTCCGGCAGACAAGAAAAACGACTAG
- a CDS encoding DnaJ protein, whose amino-acid sequence MIGNKEDAYECFNLANRYLKAGNYSHAKNLFLKSKRMFPDIDISEQVKICEEELRKRENAASQGNASHDNGNNNDNSDNYNSTTYRPNHNNLHERHPRAKDDGIERILRTNNYYEILGIPKNSNDETIRAAYKKLAKLYHPDKNKEKGTEEAFKKVSIAFQHLINKEKRHEYDNNSETDHSHHHPTYRTTHYYYNDDLFTPEDIFRNFFGINFATCNSRTFRTNMNNSRAYTNSNNSANNQRTHSFIQIAIFFIMFVIFFLSSHFEQPKAVYSLNKTSYFDTLNYTSLNKVRFYTKKTFNYNYPKNSHPRFQIEYEVEYKYYEHECHMLTKKIKNDYYREKNQYQKKINYHEIPESCMKLKTLEDQYNSYIMKLKRR is encoded by the exons ATGATAGGGAACAAAGAAGACGCGTACGAATGTTTCAACCTGGCGAACCGATACCTCAAGGCAGGGAATTACAGCCATGCGAAGAACCTCTTCCTCAAATCCAAGCGCATGTTCCCCGATATTGACATTAGTGAGCAAGTGAAAATATGTGAAGAGGAATtaaggaagagggaaaacgCCGCATCACAGGGCAACGCAAGCCACGACAACGGAAACAACAACGACAACAGTGATAATTACAACAGTACAACGTATCGACCTAATCATAACAATCTGCATGAACGGCATCCTCGGGCAAAGGATGACGGCATAGAAAGAATATTGAGAACCAACAATTATTACGAAATTTTGGGTATTCCAAAAAACAGCAATGATGAAACGATTAGAGCTGCATATAAAAAACTGGCAAAGTTATATCACCCGGataagaacaaagaaaaaggaacggAAGAAGCTTTCAAAAAAGTTTCGATAGCCTTTCAacatttaataaataaagaaaaaagacacGAATATGACAACAATTCAGAAACGGATCATTCACACCATCACCCAACCTATAGAACCacgcattattattataacgATGATTTGTTTACGCCTGAAGATatttttcgtaatttttttggcatcAATTTTGCCACATGTAATAGCAGGACGTTCAGGACCAATATGAACAACAGCAGGGCCTATACAAATAGTAACAATAGTGCCAATAACCAACGGAcacattccttcattcaaaTCGCTATATTCTTTATCAtgtttgttatttttttcttatccaGTCATTTCGAGCAGCCCAAG gCTGTCTACTCGCTCAATAAAACGAGCTACTTTGATACGCTAAATTATACCTCGTTGAACAAAGTACGGTTTTACACAAAGAAGAcgtttaattataattacccgAAGAATAGCCATCCGCGCTTTCAA ATCGAGTACGAAGTTGAGTACAAATATTACGAGCACGAATGTCACATGTTaacgaagaaaataaaaaatgattacTACCGAGAAAAAAACCAATACC aaaaaaaaataaattaccaCGAAATTCCCGAAAGCTGTATGAAGTTGAAAACGCTAGAG GATCAATACAACAGCTACATcatgaagttaaaaaggCGATAg